The Stigmatella aurantiaca DW4/3-1 genome contains the following window.
CCCCCCGAGCGCCAGCACGCCCGTGACAGCCACCAGGGGGCCGCGTCCCAGGGCGCCGAGGTTCGCTGGAAGGAACACGGTGGCAAGCACGAGTGCCACTTCGGCCAGGGCCCGCCCCCGGCGAGGGGCGTTGTCACAGAGGGGAGCGGCAAGGGGTGCGGCGTCGAGCACGGTGCATTCCACGGGTGAGGAGCTTGCTGCACGAGGGCTCCAGGGAGTCCGGGCCATGCTAGGCCATCTGGAGGCGGGGGGCCGCGTGGAGGCCGATGACCAATGGCTTGCCATACTCTGTGCCATGGCCAATCGCCCGCGGACCGTCGGCCTTGCGGATGCCATTGCATGAATGGGAAGCCTCGCTCCTCTTCGCGCATGAGTATTTTATAGGTGCGCAATTCAAGCTTATGGCGTACAAGCGGATTTTGGTTGCCGCCCTGGTGCCAGCGAGATCCTGCCGCCACTGCCCCCATGCTCCGCCCTCGCCTCTACCTGCTGGGTGCCGCCGTGCTCTGGTCCACGGCTGGTGCCGCCATCAAGCTGTCCACCCTCAACGCCTATCAGCTTGCATCCGGGCGCTCCCTGATCGCTGCCCTGGTGCTGTTCCTCCTCTTTCCGGAAGGTCGCCGCCGTCCCACCCTCCGGATGTTGAGCGTGGCGGCAGCCAGTGCAGCCACGGTGGTACTGTTCATCTTCGCCAACAAGCTCACCACCTCCGCCAACGCGATCTTTCTTCAAGACACAGCGCCCCTCTATGTCTTGCTCCTCTCCCCGGTGCTGCTGCGGGAGCGGCCTTCACGCGGTGAGTGGGTGGCTGTCCCCATCTTCTTGATAGGCCTGAGCCTGTTCTTCTTCGACCAGCTCTCGCCAGGGCAACTCCAAGGCAACCTCGTCGCCATGGGGTCGGGTGTGGCCTTTGCACTCACCATCCTGGGGATGCGCGCGGCCAGCACGGAGGGCTCTGCCATTCTCATCTGGGGCAACCTTCTGGCGGGACTTGCCTTTCTAGGGCCCGCCCTGAACAGTCCCATGCCCACCCTGCTGGATATCGCACTGCTCGCTTTCCTGGGCATTTTCCAGCTGGGTATGGGCTATGCCCTCTTCTACCGGGGCCTGCGCGACGTTCCCGCGGTGGAGGCCTCGCTGTTGGTGCTCCTGGAGCCCGTGCTCAACCCGGTGTGGGCTTTCCTGGTGGCGGGCGAGCAGCCCGGCCCCTGGGCACTGCTCGGCGGAGGCATCATCCTGCTGGCCACCGCGTGGCGGACCCTTCTGGGGGTCCGCGGTCCTGGCGCCGAGCCTCCTCCTGTCCCAGTGCAGGACAAGGCCTAATACAGACGTCGGCGGTTCCAGGTGCTCCGGGCGAGCGGCGCCGCGCCAATGCAATGACTGATGCGCCAATCAGTGATGCCAGAGCACATCGCGGAAAAGCCGTGAAATTGGAGCAATGCTGAAATGCGTCAAGTGATGAACATTCTGATTGAACTTGGCGTTTGTGCTGGCATACTCCGCCCGTAAAGACGCAATCCCGGGAAGGCACCGGCTTCAGCCGGTGAGGCCGCAGCATCACCCGTTGCGGATGGGTTTCGCACCCACACTGGAGTGGAGCCAATCACAGCCCTGGGAGGGTTTTCCGCTCCCGATGGCAGGGCAGGGCCATGCCTGATTTGAGCGAGTTTCTGACACGGGAGCAGGTGGCGGCGCAATTGCTGACATTGGCCACGCCCATGACAACGGCGGCGGCGGCGGCGAGGGAGCTGGGCATTCCGGTGGGAGGGATTTTCAAGTCCCTGGTATTCACCACGGACACGGACGAAGTGCTGGTGGTTGTCTTGCCGGGAGACCGACGTGTGGACTTCAAGGCGGTGGCGCGGGTGGCAGGCTGCCGCAAGGTGGCGTTCGCGAGCCCCGCCCGGGCGCTGGAGGCGACGGGTTACCCCCCGGGCGGCACGCCGCCGCTGGGCTACCCCCAGCCGCTGCGGGTGTTCGTG
Protein-coding sequences here:
- a CDS encoding DMT family transporter, yielding MLRPRLYLLGAAVLWSTAGAAIKLSTLNAYQLASGRSLIAALVLFLLFPEGRRRPTLRMLSVAAASAATVVLFIFANKLTTSANAIFLQDTAPLYVLLLSPVLLRERPSRGEWVAVPIFLIGLSLFFFDQLSPGQLQGNLVAMGSGVAFALTILGMRAASTEGSAILIWGNLLAGLAFLGPALNSPMPTLLDIALLAFLGIFQLGMGYALFYRGLRDVPAVEASLLVLLEPVLNPVWAFLVAGEQPGPWALLGGGIILLATAWRTLLGVRGPGAEPPPVPVQDKA
- a CDS encoding aminoacyl-tRNA deacylase, whose product is MPDLSEFLTREQVAAQLLTLATPMTTAAAAARELGIPVGGIFKSLVFTTDTDEVLVVVLPGDRRVDFKAVARVAGCRKVAFASPARALEATGYPPGGTPPLGYPQPLRVFVDEALLQYAQGYGGGGRPELLLRLTPQELLRVTKGTVGALSIPTETSIP